From one Natronogracilivirga saccharolytica genomic stretch:
- a CDS encoding MauE/DoxX family redox-associated membrane protein: MDTAQIDSTTLRDRRMGFAILRIILGINMLGRSMVRIPELNEFASGMAGNFADTILPAPFVHVYAFVIVFAEAVIGVLLIAGWKTRWALLTMGILLATLTFGMLLQQNFGTVANILIYTIAVAFLLFNTRYDYFGVDRGFRVR, from the coding sequence ATGGATACCGCACAAATCGATTCGACCACCCTCAGAGACCGCCGGATGGGGTTTGCCATCCTCAGAATAATCCTGGGCATCAATATGCTCGGACGCAGCATGGTCCGCATCCCCGAATTGAACGAGTTTGCCTCGGGCATGGCCGGCAACTTTGCGGATACCATCCTCCCCGCACCGTTCGTCCACGTGTACGCATTTGTGATCGTCTTCGCGGAGGCGGTGATCGGTGTTCTGCTTATTGCCGGGTGGAAAACACGCTGGGCGCTGCTCACCATGGGAATCCTTCTGGCGACTCTGACATTCGGCATGCTTTTGCAGCAAAACTTCGGGACCGTCGCCAATATTCTGATTTACACCATCGCCGTCGCATTCCTGCTGTTCAACACGCGGTACGACTATTTCGGCGTCGACAGGGGATTCCGGGTGCGCTGA
- a CDS encoding glycosyltransferase family 4 protein has translation MISKEVMFVTFIHNSLAMRIFLDATTISPVQSGTGAYTRNLLQSLPHVSGAEHVYAAVGPETGKFLSLPEKTTLLNKHCSPHRVLNHQLIGNRDRIPADLAIFPNYFMPLFWEIPSAVTVHDLSFLSHPHYYSFKMRQWYRRRIRHSVDKASLFLTVSEASARQINRHLGVPYDRILVHPPCWLESKPIVPHEQRSKTLLYLGNMEPKKNILTLIEAFNRSGLTQYCLELVGKLHAGGSWARAFRHLADASDRVTWTGYLSDDEVKRRLSEAFGFINLSHIEGFGLPHAEALSCGTPCLISHDAAMQEVSGGRSLVTDPDDTAQIAGQMRALAEYDFDKAREHAAEMWERFSRKKYMESLEKITNRLTSENAPLFPGFGAGRPNKTTAVLATASYAAVFGEPLSVSKMYLAFPLPVTAEREVRNEAARLAKQYPGLVSMRRGQFHILQPDAVSNIRKLDGQKVHSLVRRRHQLLLRLLGRVPLIRAVYYSGGTAHQTSLYDKPDLDLFIVTRKNSVWISYLIIRLLSMMMLRKDSCCSNYLVDEHAQEIFWQRDYYTAFQLLFLKQVFRKPGTRHIRQCNPWIRQFFPNAPVTYNTAENTHESENKSAGTKSLISGLVFAANLAVMRLFAKKWEMNGRKNRSGGLMWDAFRIKLHSNDHRPWVYRIYDHILQNTLSRIRSSNRENVRKVSGSW, from the coding sequence ATGATATCAAAAGAAGTTATGTTCGTCACTTTTATTCATAACAGTCTCGCCATGCGGATTTTCCTCGACGCCACAACCATATCGCCCGTACAAAGTGGCACTGGTGCGTATACGCGCAACCTGCTGCAATCACTTCCGCATGTGTCTGGTGCAGAGCATGTATATGCGGCTGTGGGTCCGGAAACCGGAAAGTTTCTGTCTCTTCCGGAAAAAACAACGCTGCTAAACAAACACTGCTCACCGCACCGTGTGCTGAATCACCAGCTAATCGGTAACCGTGACCGTATTCCAGCCGATCTGGCGATATTTCCAAACTATTTCATGCCTTTATTCTGGGAAATTCCATCCGCAGTTACGGTGCATGATCTCTCCTTTCTCTCCCATCCGCATTATTATTCATTCAAAATGCGGCAGTGGTACCGGCGGCGAATACGGCACAGCGTTGATAAAGCCAGTTTATTCCTGACAGTGAGTGAGGCTTCGGCCCGGCAGATTAACCGGCACCTTGGTGTTCCGTACGACCGTATTCTTGTTCACCCGCCTTGCTGGCTGGAATCAAAACCCATTGTACCGCACGAGCAGCGCTCAAAGACGCTGCTTTATCTGGGCAACATGGAGCCCAAGAAAAATATCCTGACGCTCATCGAGGCGTTCAACCGCAGCGGCCTGACCCAATATTGCCTTGAGCTGGTAGGCAAGCTGCATGCCGGCGGATCCTGGGCGCGCGCGTTCCGGCATCTCGCAGATGCATCAGACCGCGTCACCTGGACAGGGTATCTTTCTGATGACGAGGTGAAGCGTCGCCTGTCGGAGGCATTCGGATTTATTAATCTGAGCCATATTGAAGGATTTGGCCTGCCTCACGCAGAGGCACTTTCCTGCGGTACTCCTTGCCTGATTTCACATGATGCCGCGATGCAGGAGGTCAGCGGCGGCCGGTCACTTGTGACCGATCCTGACGACACAGCGCAGATTGCCGGGCAAATGCGGGCGCTTGCCGAATATGATTTTGACAAAGCCCGGGAGCATGCCGCTGAAATGTGGGAGAGATTTTCCCGCAAAAAGTACATGGAAAGCCTGGAGAAAATTACCAACCGCCTTACATCCGAAAACGCCCCGTTATTTCCCGGTTTTGGTGCAGGACGCCCGAACAAAACAACCGCAGTCCTGGCCACGGCATCCTATGCTGCCGTGTTTGGTGAGCCGCTTTCCGTTTCCAAAATGTATCTGGCTTTTCCGCTGCCGGTCACCGCAGAGCGGGAAGTGCGTAATGAGGCCGCCCGCCTGGCAAAACAGTATCCCGGACTTGTCTCAATGCGCCGGGGTCAATTCCACATTCTGCAACCCGACGCGGTTTCCAACATAAGAAAATTGGACGGGCAGAAAGTCCACTCCCTGGTCCGGCGCAGGCATCAGCTGCTCCTCCGGCTGCTTGGACGTGTGCCGCTGATCAGGGCGGTTTACTACTCCGGCGGCACCGCCCATCAGACCAGCCTTTACGACAAACCTGATCTTGACCTGTTTATAGTCACCCGGAAAAATTCGGTATGGATTTCCTACCTGATCATCCGGCTGTTGAGTATGATGATGCTTCGCAAAGACAGCTGCTGCAGCAATTATCTGGTTGATGAGCACGCCCAGGAGATCTTTTGGCAGCGGGATTATTACACGGCATTTCAGCTTTTGTTTTTGAAGCAGGTTTTCCGCAAACCGGGAACAAGGCATATCCGGCAGTGCAATCCGTGGATTAGACAATTTTTCCCGAATGCACCGGTCACATACAATACCGCGGAAAATACGCATGAATCAGAGAATAAATCCGCTGGCACAAAATCATTGATCTCCGGGCTCGTATTTGCCGCCAATCTTGCTGTCATGCGCCTGTTTGCAAAAAAATGGGAAATGAACGGCAGGAAGAACCGCAGCGGAGGACTGATGTGGGATGCATTCCGTATCAAATTGCATAGCAACGATCATCGTCCATGGGTTTACCGGATATACGATCACATTTTGCAGAACACATTAAGCCGAATCCGGTCCTCCAACCGGGAAAACGTCCGGAAAGTATCCGGCAGCTGGTAA
- a CDS encoding NAD(P)H-quinone oxidoreductase, protein MRALLVDTSGDRPVMVPGEHPDPVPGEQELLIDVKAAAVNRLDLAQKAGKYPPPEGASPLLGLEMSGVVEQTGRGVTRYSPGDCVFGLLSGGGYASRCVIHEEMAMPVPETMTFKEAAAIPEAFLTAWQALSWLVNAADGERVLIHAGASGVGTAAILLAKLRLKCNVAVTAGSAEKVDLCRELGADMAVNYREQDFREVISGKWGPACLNLIIDPVGAPYWERNIDLLDMDGRLVYLAFMGGSRVNEVRLSSLLRKRLTVRGSTLRNRPPDYKIALTQDFREKNRELIAQGRLKPVIDKVYDWTEAEKAHQRMEQNLNAGKLVLTGF, encoded by the coding sequence ATGCGTGCACTTCTTGTGGATACATCCGGCGACCGCCCCGTCATGGTTCCGGGCGAGCACCCCGATCCGGTCCCCGGTGAACAGGAGCTGCTGATCGATGTGAAAGCAGCCGCGGTGAATCGCCTCGATCTTGCTCAAAAAGCTGGAAAGTACCCCCCGCCCGAGGGCGCCTCTCCACTGCTCGGACTTGAGATGTCCGGCGTGGTAGAGCAAACCGGCCGGGGTGTGACACGGTACAGCCCCGGTGACTGTGTTTTCGGCCTGCTTTCCGGCGGCGGATATGCCTCACGCTGCGTGATCCACGAAGAGATGGCCATGCCCGTGCCGGAAACAATGACGTTCAAAGAGGCTGCTGCCATACCTGAGGCTTTTCTGACGGCCTGGCAGGCGCTGTCATGGCTGGTTAATGCCGCTGATGGAGAACGTGTACTCATCCATGCCGGAGCCAGCGGTGTGGGCACGGCAGCAATCCTGTTGGCTAAACTCCGGCTGAAATGCAATGTAGCGGTAACCGCCGGTTCCGCAGAAAAGGTGGATTTGTGCCGGGAACTGGGCGCTGACATGGCCGTGAACTACCGTGAGCAGGATTTCAGGGAGGTCATTTCCGGAAAATGGGGTCCGGCCTGCCTCAACCTGATCATCGACCCCGTTGGCGCGCCATACTGGGAGCGGAATATTGATTTGCTGGATATGGACGGACGACTGGTTTATCTGGCGTTTATGGGAGGCAGCCGGGTGAACGAGGTCCGTCTGAGCAGCCTGTTACGCAAACGACTGACCGTTCGCGGTTCCACATTACGCAACCGTCCGCCGGACTATAAAATCGCCCTGACACAGGATTTCCGGGAAAAAAACCGGGAGTTGATTGCACAGGGACGGCTCAAACCGGTCATCGACAAGGTTTACGACTGGACCGAAGCCGAAAAAGCCCATCAGCGAATGGAACAGAATCTCAATGCCGGCAAACTGGTCCTCACCGGGTTCTGA
- a CDS encoding NAD-dependent epimerase/dehydratase family protein, whose translation MASSEDTISVSNRSPHIMVIGASGFIGSRIVRILTARRCRVTALHHRNPVRGDGVRSVKGDLRTFDWTRLEDDLPEVIIHSGRISGRTLPGRILAGMQGRRANRRLVSWLSGFPDPPSLVFVSGTLVYGSRGELETYESAPLNPTGFQKYYVQAEYPVRDASRAGTLPVYIMRIPWVLGPDSWFRQFYWRAMQKRHEIPCFGDGKNVMSVVHIRDCAGLIVRISESAAERRKILWTKGSGRDVLQDGLQDDFAGPGVYNITTMPAISQRTFCETLSGICGIPVRYYDKRQLKSRYGKTVTEALTFSLSLASAQDAVNTWQPEFPAVDAALEDVVRSLERRNAETSDAG comes from the coding sequence ATGGCTTCATCGGAAGATACAATCAGCGTCAGCAACCGGTCACCACATATAATGGTGATCGGCGCGAGCGGATTCATCGGCTCCCGGATAGTGCGCATACTGACAGCCCGGAGATGCCGGGTCACAGCGTTGCATCATCGCAATCCGGTTCGGGGGGATGGGGTCCGAAGCGTGAAAGGCGATTTGCGAACTTTTGACTGGACCCGGCTGGAGGATGATCTGCCTGAAGTGATTATTCACAGCGGACGAATTTCCGGACGCACCTTGCCCGGGCGTATTCTGGCCGGCATGCAGGGCCGGAGGGCTAACAGGCGGCTGGTCAGCTGGCTGAGCGGGTTTCCTGATCCGCCTTCACTGGTATTCGTTTCAGGCACTTTGGTTTACGGTTCGCGGGGTGAGCTTGAGACGTATGAATCCGCGCCGCTGAATCCCACCGGATTTCAAAAATACTATGTTCAGGCGGAATATCCCGTACGTGATGCGTCCAGAGCGGGAACCCTGCCTGTATATATCATGCGGATTCCCTGGGTACTTGGTCCGGACTCCTGGTTCCGGCAATTTTACTGGCGCGCCATGCAGAAACGGCACGAAATTCCGTGCTTTGGAGACGGTAAAAATGTGATGTCTGTTGTCCATATAAGGGATTGTGCCGGCCTGATTGTGCGGATATCAGAAAGTGCAGCCGAAAGGAGGAAGATACTGTGGACAAAGGGTTCCGGCAGGGATGTTCTGCAGGATGGTTTGCAGGATGATTTCGCAGGGCCCGGAGTGTACAACATCACAACTATGCCGGCGATTTCGCAGCGTACGTTTTGTGAGACGCTTTCCGGAATCTGCGGCATTCCGGTGAGGTATTATGACAAGCGGCAGCTGAAAAGCCGATATGGCAAAACTGTTACAGAGGCGCTTACATTTTCACTTTCGCTGGCATCCGCACAGGATGCGGTAAATACATGGCAGCCTGAATTTCCTGCGGTCGATGCTGCCTTGGAAGATGTGGTCCGGAGCCTGGAGCGCCGGAATGCTGAAACAAGTGATGCCGGATGA
- a CDS encoding DUF3667 domain-containing protein: protein MKKLKIWEDGHVDVTETRRIQRVSVRSIAHSVMQFFNLERGLLLTIRDLALRPGTTIIRFLDADRFTYTNPFKYYLISVSIYLFLYYRVFDRESATDQPAPAIDDPVIQIFISYMNIWLVIFAFFVSLFSYLLFRKKTGFNLAENLVLNIAITAQIVLLTIIFMLIGLFNSAVINIISSSLLYAVTIFYTLFSYKQFFGQTWIKTVFKTVASVFLATLLILFLVLFAGIIHGFVGAYTSQAAAG, encoded by the coding sequence ATGAAAAAACTAAAGATATGGGAGGATGGGCACGTCGATGTGACGGAAACCAGGCGGATTCAAAGGGTTTCGGTCCGGAGTATCGCGCATTCTGTAATGCAGTTTTTCAACCTGGAGCGGGGATTGCTGCTTACGATACGCGACCTGGCACTCAGACCGGGCACCACAATCATCAGGTTTCTGGACGCAGACCGGTTTACCTACACCAATCCTTTTAAATATTACCTGATCTCTGTCAGTATTTACCTGTTTCTCTATTACCGGGTCTTTGACAGGGAGTCCGCAACCGATCAACCCGCTCCTGCAATTGATGATCCGGTAATACAAATATTCATCTCCTACATGAATATCTGGCTTGTGATCTTTGCTTTCTTCGTGTCACTGTTCAGCTACCTGCTGTTCAGAAAGAAAACGGGATTCAACCTCGCTGAAAACCTGGTTCTGAACATCGCCATCACCGCACAAATAGTCCTGCTGACCATCATCTTTATGCTGATTGGACTATTCAATTCTGCGGTAATTAATATCATTTCATCAAGCTTGCTTTACGCCGTGACCATTTTCTATACGTTATTCAGCTACAAGCAATTTTTTGGCCAGACATGGATCAAGACCGTCTTCAAGACTGTGGCTTCCGTATTTCTGGCTACCCTGCTCATCCTGTTCCTGGTCTTATTCGCAGGCATAATTCACGGATTCGTGGGGGCTTACACGAGCCAGGCAGCTGCGGGCTGA
- a CDS encoding class I SAM-dependent methyltransferase, with the protein MPYHQPETYYAEVASYYDDDARDFEQRYEENPVLKKVRTSFRKEADKYPFRNALEIGCGPGFDVCYFAGRNPGSTVYALDVSPEMIRLTQENARSRGLENIRTGTGSVEDVPRLFPDQKFDLVYVFFGGLNTVFDLEAAAREIASFCTDDAVLVLTFVNRFYITEIPLWLAKGRFDKAFERVFKKWRGYSDLRKIPSRVLSHGDIKRAFGPHFSITSKRGYSIFYPAWYRSHLLPRLGSFSEKLWKLDRLVSRTPLWNIGEYSLYVMKPRASS; encoded by the coding sequence ATGCCGTACCATCAACCCGAAACCTACTACGCGGAAGTGGCATCCTACTATGACGACGATGCCCGCGATTTTGAGCAGCGATACGAAGAAAATCCGGTACTTAAGAAAGTCCGGACCTCTTTTCGAAAGGAGGCCGATAAATATCCGTTCCGAAATGCACTGGAAATCGGCTGCGGCCCCGGTTTTGATGTGTGCTATTTTGCCGGCCGTAATCCCGGAAGTACAGTTTATGCCCTTGACGTATCGCCGGAAATGATCCGGCTCACGCAAGAAAATGCCCGGTCCCGGGGCCTGGAAAATATCCGTACCGGGACGGGTTCCGTTGAGGATGTACCCAGGCTGTTTCCGGATCAAAAGTTCGATCTGGTCTATGTTTTTTTCGGCGGACTCAACACCGTGTTTGATCTGGAAGCGGCTGCCCGTGAAATAGCCTCATTTTGTACGGATGATGCTGTCCTGGTACTGACTTTTGTCAATCGCTTCTATATCACCGAGATTCCGCTTTGGCTGGCCAAGGGAAGGTTCGACAAAGCCTTTGAACGCGTCTTCAAAAAATGGCGAGGCTATTCGGATCTGCGGAAGATTCCGAGTCGTGTCCTGTCTCATGGGGATATAAAAAGAGCTTTCGGACCCCATTTCAGTATCACTTCAAAACGCGGATACAGCATTTTCTATCCTGCATGGTACCGGTCACATCTGCTCCCCCGGCTTGGTAGCTTTTCTGAAAAATTATGGAAGCTTGACCGGCTGGTGTCCCGGACACCGCTCTGGAACATCGGCGAATACAGCCTTTATGTGATGAAGCCCCGTGCTTCTTCCTGA
- a CDS encoding T9SS type A sorting domain-containing protein, with protein sequence MPLLTVLIIHPGFPALQAQAAAADYSTSSGGISSYMGVEVAPHFFFGGTPRDFHDLNGTGVFTISTFPPSLWISNGFEGGTFEIPLPEVTNLYLNQRQSAVSGDRIYFGTQVDGGWQVWSSDGTLEGTRSEAVGSEDNFMTIREMIPYGDGVAFVAFSPDESLDRVYLINSNTNGAMKVTGVERVFNGGVPPKIVVHNDSLYTVESSGASRYLTTVTETGQASRSWQMPVNGTANRSIYSLTPAGEHIFMIGNDGEGFALWAYKNGSANRMFSPDPEDQQHRNVYNLTAVRDRVYFFSQPWNSDTNDFHFGSGLYYSAGNGTTRLLSEDLGLTGAQDALNLGMTAAGDYLIFTTPFSADPGRIWWRAGTTSASVQPLLVDGNHIGISTSIRGSYASVDNAAWITNGNNIFYTDGTSEGTIMMEPEELFIARDLGIVDGKPWFSARASMLARSTLWRIGEEIIPAPQASLSSPFSNASGVSLTPTLSWNEAEGFVEFRVQVSTSPFLNPVFVDTLVGGTEFQIPEELAAGTTYYWRVRVEDPRGIGEWSQQRSFTTKIPLEPPGPVTLLLPENESGNLSRMPALTWTPSADADSYILHLASDSLFSELVVDSLVADTSFTISPDAPLEYNSAYWWRVQASNGDGASDWSDVWRFATRVPTGTEILTGIPAVLELDQNYPNPFNPSTTIRFALPVDSHVEMSVFDMLGRRVTVLVSGQMSAGRHQVHFDASQLSSGLYIYRLQTENSVLSGTMTLVK encoded by the coding sequence ATGCCGTTGCTGACTGTGCTGATCATCCATCCCGGCTTTCCGGCACTTCAGGCACAAGCCGCTGCAGCGGATTACAGTACGTCCTCCGGAGGTATCTCATCATACATGGGGGTTGAAGTAGCTCCGCATTTTTTCTTCGGAGGTACACCGAGAGACTTTCATGACCTGAACGGCACCGGTGTATTCACCATCAGCACTTTCCCGCCCTCGCTCTGGATCAGTAATGGTTTCGAGGGAGGCACCTTTGAAATTCCGTTACCTGAGGTGACAAACCTCTACCTGAATCAGCGCCAGTCGGCAGTATCGGGCGACCGTATTTATTTCGGCACCCAGGTTGATGGCGGATGGCAGGTATGGTCCAGCGACGGCACCCTGGAGGGAACCCGTTCCGAAGCTGTCGGCAGTGAAGATAATTTTATGACCATCCGTGAAATGATTCCGTATGGGGATGGCGTCGCGTTCGTTGCATTCTCACCGGACGAATCGCTGGACCGGGTCTATCTGATCAACAGCAATACCAACGGCGCCATGAAAGTCACCGGGGTTGAACGGGTCTTTAACGGCGGAGTGCCGCCGAAGATCGTGGTTCATAATGATTCACTCTATACAGTAGAGTCTTCCGGAGCTTCGCGGTATTTAACCACCGTTACCGAAACCGGGCAAGCCAGCCGGTCCTGGCAGATGCCGGTCAACGGCACGGCCAACCGCTCCATCTACAGCCTGACACCCGCGGGTGAGCATATTTTTATGATTGGCAATGACGGAGAAGGCTTTGCCCTTTGGGCTTACAAAAACGGATCAGCCAATCGCATGTTCAGTCCGGATCCGGAAGATCAGCAGCACAGAAACGTCTACAATCTCACGGCCGTCCGTGACCGGGTATACTTCTTTTCCCAGCCCTGGAATAGCGACACCAATGATTTTCACTTCGGATCCGGACTCTACTATTCGGCTGGAAATGGAACCACAAGGCTCTTAAGTGAAGATCTGGGCCTTACCGGCGCGCAGGATGCACTCAATCTGGGCATGACGGCAGCGGGTGATTATCTGATATTCACGACCCCCTTTTCAGCTGATCCGGGCAGAATCTGGTGGCGGGCAGGCACTACATCAGCAAGCGTGCAGCCCCTGTTGGTCGATGGCAATCATATTGGTATCTCTACATCGATCCGGGGCAGCTATGCCTCCGTTGACAATGCCGCATGGATAACGAACGGCAATAACATCTTCTATACAGACGGTACCAGTGAAGGAACCATTATGATGGAACCCGAAGAGCTATTTATCGCACGCGACTTGGGTATTGTTGACGGGAAGCCCTGGTTTTCCGCAAGAGCGTCCATGTTAGCACGAAGTACCCTCTGGCGAATCGGAGAGGAAATCATACCGGCTCCGCAGGCAAGCCTCTCCAGCCCGTTCAGCAACGCGTCAGGAGTTTCCCTTACACCAACATTGAGCTGGAATGAGGCGGAGGGGTTCGTGGAGTTCCGCGTGCAGGTATCCACCTCTCCTTTCCTGAACCCCGTATTTGTGGATACCCTGGTCGGTGGGACCGAATTTCAAATCCCTGAGGAACTTGCTGCCGGAACAACCTATTACTGGCGGGTGCGTGTCGAAGATCCCCGGGGCATCGGGGAATGGAGCCAGCAGCGCAGCTTTACCACAAAAATTCCCCTGGAGCCGCCCGGTCCGGTGACACTTCTGTTACCGGAGAATGAGTCCGGAAACCTGTCCCGCATGCCGGCACTGACATGGACGCCCTCGGCCGACGCGGATTCTTACATCCTTCACCTTGCTTCCGACTCCCTCTTTTCTGAACTCGTGGTTGACAGTCTTGTTGCCGACACCTCTTTTACGATCAGCCCTGATGCTCCGCTGGAGTACAACAGCGCTTACTGGTGGCGTGTTCAGGCTTCAAATGGTGACGGAGCTTCAGACTGGAGTGACGTCTGGCGGTTTGCCACCCGCGTTCCGACTGGGACAGAAATTCTCACCGGGATTCCCGCCGTACTGGAACTGGATCAGAACTATCCCAACCCGTTCAATCCGTCAACAACGATCCGCTTTGCCCTGCCGGTGGACTCTCATGTCGAAATGAGTGTGTTTGACATGCTTGGACGCAGAGTTACGGTTCTGGTCAGCGGGCAGATGTCAGCCGGACGACACCAGGTTCACTTTGACGCATCGCAGCTGTCCTCCGGCCTTTACATCTATCGTCTGCAGACCGAAAACAGCGTTCTGAGCGGCACCATGACCCTGGTGAAATAG